The Plasmodium falciparum 3D7 genome assembly, chromosome: 3 nucleotide sequence ATAATagtttcctttttctttttcaacatttaatatatttgttaatttatttataagtttttttttttcttcaaattcttttctttttttttttttttgtttcatcaatatattcatttttttttttttgatcaattccttccttttttttttatcgcTACTAAATGTTATTCTGACTAGTCTATTTCCGAATTGTATATTGTTATTCGTATTTTTCGTTTGATAAGTtttctcttctttttttctatcatcataatattttatagattttatattttttatgtgttttgcattttttatattttttatggattttatattttttatacattttctATTTTCCACATTTTTTCTATTCTCTACATTCACATTTGCATTTGCATTTGCATTTATACTTACCTTTACGTTTtcattcttcttttttagttttttttgtttctccCTAATTATGTCTTTATCACCATTGGTATGTGTGCGAGGATTCGATTTTACGTCAacaataatttcttttttcattctttacaaaaaaaaaaaaaaaaaggtttgcctatcaatttatatatcattttcattataccAAAATTTGTACCATtgcattaatatataaatatataaatatatatatatatatttatttttataaaaacatttatcAGTATAAGTACTAATggttttcatttatattttggctgttttttttttttttatccatgatgatatttatatattatatatttataaaggctatcataatattattcaattaagatatacattattaataattatataataataaaatagacAATTTGTAAAAGAAAACTTCCccaatatatttctatatcatttataaaaaatgtatttttttttatataataaattaaaatgagaataacatataaatatattatataaaagtgGAACTaactatttatttataatttttttttttttattatactatatatatatatatatatatttttttttttttttccctctcattaaaaaaatacaaataaatattattatatatatgtataaattatatttatatattatatggttTGTAtactattcatatataataatattatacatgcAAAATATGTTCTTCAATTTCATCCtactttattatatgtttttaaaaaataatgtttcaaaattataattatttttaaatagttTATTTTcgtatttaaataaattattcattcaaaaatatatcaatcTATACAATGAgaattttttctatttaagTGAATGTTcttcttatatattaaaaggcaaaaataaaaaattaattaaaataaatttcgtgccttttaatttttaacattttatatgtgaaaaaaataaccacaaaaaaaaatatatataatatatattatatatatatatataattatataaattaatataagatAATAtagttaatataatatatatattcctttttatattattaaacaaTTATCCTTtttcaatttcttttttatattgtatagaaaaaaaaaaaaaaaaaaaaaaacatacagtgaataaaaatgatagaattatttaacaataaaataatatatgtgaatatataagattctcttatatatttatttttttttaatttaatttttttttttttttaccattatatgaaataagAAATTTTTTTAGAAAACATGAATTATAACAACAATTCTTTTATACCCCCAACCCATGTGGTTAAGaacatatgtaataaatgattaagaaaaaatgaaatcatATAGacaaaaatacatataacaaataaatataaatacatataaaatgtgttatttatgtaaaattttctttttttttgttttttatttttatcagaCACAAGTGCAAAAACTAagttttttcttattaaaagCTCGtcagataaaaatatagcgATTTCGTTGAATTACAACATTTGGGCAACAACAccaaaaaatgaatataaatttgtttcAGCGTTTATGgtattaagaaatataatatatttaaaatatatatatatatatatatatttttttttttttttttttattatttattttcactTATATTGTAGGAACATGATTATGTCATATTAGTTTTTTCAGTTAACGGTAGTTCGAAATTTTGCGGTTATGCGATTATGCAATCCAagtaatcattttttttaattattttatatatatattttttttttataattttatttttaataaaataaatataaaaattattaaaactgTTCCTAcatttattgttatttatatttttttgtcccttttatttatttataaaaatgtagacCCGGAGAATCAAAGAATAATAacgtttatttttattatgacaATAAGGTGTTTAGAGGAAAAAACTTTGACATCCAATGGATACGAGTGTAACacgaaaaaattatataactatgtataaatataaataaatatatatatatatatatatatatatatatattatcctttttCATAAgtcttatatatttcattttatattatatatatatatattttttttaaaacatccATAATTATAGTGTTGATGTGCCCTTTCAAGAAGTAGCCCATTTGAAGAATAGCCTGAATGAATACAAACCAATTAAAGTTGGAAGAGATGGACAGGTaaatattgaaatatataaccaTTTCtcgtaaaaataataaaaaaagacaataaaatattatgaacgaGTCATGTAAAaattgaataaaaatatgaacaagcAAGGCAAATTGTACgtaaacattattatatatatatatatatatatatatatgtatatatgtatctttttgtgtgtgaatattttttctttttaggaAATAGAACAAATGGCTGGTATTCAGTTATGTGAAGCATTTGAATCGAATTTTATTAAGATTAACAATAACATAACGTAAGTAGCAATATAAAGaatgaataaattataaaacgtatgatatatattatatatatatatgtgtgtatgtgtatatatatttttatatattatttatttttttccttttagaGATACGAATACCAAACCAAACATCCCCCCCATGTATAATATGAACACAAACAACTATGTAGATAGTCCaaatatgaatgaaaatattgataTGATAAAACTATATCCTTATAACAATAACTTtaacataaattataataattttcgtAACTTATATGAAGAGTctcaatataatttatttaatttttataacccagctttacatatatttccaATAGATCTTACGAATATGAATtatgatgaatatatatatttatatgaaaaatctCAGTTAGTTTGGCAACAAAAAATGTTACAAATGAAGGCCAATATGAATTGTATTAagcaataataaaataagatcttttttttttttttttcttttcttttttggttattctattttattttattctataatattatattttttttttcattttttttttttttttttgttttacatgtatatatataatataaatttttttaataaaatcataCCTATACTGTTTTActtcttataaaaaaaaaaaattttttttttaatacgatattatacacaaaattataatatatatatatatttatatatatttatttattcatttatataccTTTTCACTTAATATGtgaattataaattatgagacgtaaaaaaaaatttatacattaAAAATTGAAAGTTTTCATATAGCATTTTTATATggtttcaaaaaaaaaaaaaaaaaaaaaaaaatatatatatatatatatatatatcaaaatgtatcataatataatacatatagatATCccaatttaaatattaaagcAAAAATGTTTATGTTTCCCCCATGagcatattataatttctttcaTTCATCTCATATATGGTAAAATTAATGGTGTCAAATATGTGGACTTGTAAATgatcaataaatatatcaggaaaaatacacatatcttgatttaaaaaaatgatttttttcGAGGGAACATATATGTCAAATATGAATGGACTATCTtttaattgtatattttcaatataagaaatattatttgtttttaaataatttcgAATGGTAGacttatatatgttatattgtTTTTCATTATCTCTATAATATATCACATTTCTATTTGAATTTGtacatgttttttttttttttctttgatgttcttccaatttttttttcttgatatTTATAGCTTCCTCATAAAAGTTagctatatttttatatttgaaacataataaatcaaaagaatataaatttttaatttttataagataAAGTATTTGTATTAATAATTGATACCAATAaggttttatattattgtttaataaatatatattaatttcattaaaaattttataaatttcatttatataattttctttttcctcattaagtaaaataagaaataaataacttATATAAAATTCAAAACTATTATTATACGTATTAAAAAGCATATGAATTTTGTTAATGatctgttttattttttcatgtcctttaaacatttttatcatggtacataattttaataattcttctgcttcataattttgttttgtaTTTGATAAAAAATCCAGAAACGATTTGTAATCGGCTTGCTCCTGTTCATAATCATTGATATCATTAGAATGGTCGTAATGGTTAATATAACCAAACATTTTCTTATGACCATatgtgttattattataagcaTGATAATTCTTTAAGTTGTAAttactttttatatcatcaacACCTTTCAACatgtcatcattttttaaattaccaTTATTAAttgaattattttcatccatacacattttattattatgacacatcaactttttatatatcatgtgaatataaaaaaattcatatttttttattatatcaaattcgtccatatatttaatatttttatttatttcattaaagGTGTTTCTGATCATatcaaaattattacatggtataatatttaatttattaatattagatGAACTAACCATGTTATTCTtcctattattatcatttgatttaatttttgtgTCGTCACCTACGGGTATAGAACAAATCGTAtcaccatatatatataatactatctcttttttttttattttttgctctcttaaataattatttaatgataataagaaacaatttttaaaaatatcaaGAACAtctttgttcatattatataaaattaacatAATTATACAATCGATATCAAAATTACAGACATTTTTTTTGGGGATGCAAGTCTCATTTTCTtcaagattttttttttttgttgtttttttttcttgatcATTCCTAAGTTCGTTCCTACTATATGCAGATTTCAGATTAAAcgaaatatattcatttatgaaaattttgaTTTTCTCCTTACACATAtgcataattttatttttttttttattaaaaagatcttctgaatatatatattccttctTATCCTTTTGTGTTAGGTGagcataatttatattcctgaaaatatggaagaaataaaagtaatGATAAATAGACATAGATAATAGATGTTCATATTCAAAACATtggaaaaagaaatttataaaatgtaaattcttaatatcaaaaaatatatagttatctattattatcattaataataaattaataaaattatttaaacaaaGATATTCATATGgatatttcttttcataaTTAGATACAACtgataaagaaataatttttttctgtttctTATCTTTATgattaaacaaaaaatcaAATGATTCTTTACATTTGTTCTCcacaatattattttcaaaaaattccttttcttcattatttataaaattattatcaatttttttttttttaattaaaaatatatttttttttcctttatctGGCTTGTTTTCATTTGATCGACATAAAAGgttactatatatatgatgttctctatcattataatgtatattattatcatcattacaATATGTATCATCTTCATTACAATATGTATCATCTTCATTACAATATGTATCATCTTCATTACAATATGTATCATCTTCATTACAATATGTATCATCTtcattacaatatatataatcttcattacaatatatatcatcttcattacaatatatatcatcttcattacaatatatatcatcttcattacaatatatatcatcttcATCTATTCGTATACcttgattatttatttttttttttcccctcaAAAATTGCTCCTTCATCTCCTTACCCCCATGATTTAATAATTGACTCGTATGGTAATACACCGGGTcgtcattaaaaaaattatttacacATTCAAAAAGATTCATTTTGGTATCACCACTTTCTATACTATAATGAACCTTATTTAAAAAGACAcagaataattttattaattgttTATTTATCATAATGATCATACTCttatcaaaatatttatcaaaCATAAGGTTAGTCATTTGTCTTTTCTCTATAATAGTTCGGAAGGTTAagaattcatatatttttatatagtcctttttcatataatataacaaaatatcgcttaaatgaaaaatattgttattttgtaaataagaagaattattattatgtatcaTATGATTACTATAAAATGTATTGTACATGTATTCATTATTTGTATCATATTTAGtattatcttttttgttCTCTTGAATAGTATGTTCTAAACATAacatttgtataattttcttttgtatatcattatatacaaaatgaggATCCGTTTCAAAGTTTATAAGATTTTCATTATTCATGTCatcaaatatattcatataataattgttaCTTTTAAtagatttttctttttctctttgtttattcatatatgtcTTATAAAAGATATACTGTCtccatgtatatataatcataataatatcattgAACGAaccattaataataatttttataataagacTTTTTATCAATTTATCAAAACCATTTATTAAAGATTTATTTTGTtgtaagaaataaaataatttggataatattttttttaatatttttatattaaatctttccaaatttaatttatatatatataaaatatacttttgtaaaaaagaattataacataaaatatctGTATAATATGTTAATCTATCAGCaaaatgtaaattttttatatactttttttcaaCAATAtaagttttaaaaaaattattacatattgtAATAAACAATGTATCATcatataattgtaataattttatttgttttaaatatgttataaattCTTCTTCATGTACTATAtgtttcttattatttttttttatctcattcattaacatatatatatattcatctttaaataaattactaATAAAACTATTCCACAAAATatctatatgtattttttctttatgtaataaaatattttttattacttcCTTTGTACATAtcctatatatattcttatataaatttaactcgctattattaattataatctTCTCTTTTCTTAAAACCTTTCGACTGttacataaattattattcacaTCCACAGGAGGTGTTAATACattcatatcattattaataacatAATTCTTACTACTcatgttattttttctatttatttctttctcatgtatataaaaggtattgttattatatgaagTTAAAGAcgattttgtattattataaaatggaAGGGAACTCTTTtcactactattattattattattatataatatattattatgtaatatattattatctttgatttgtacattttctttatcttcATTCATCATATTGAAATACatatcatcattaatatGAGGATTtccctttttattatcatctctttcatttatattatttttttcaaatttatggacacctttattttttaaaaaagaacttATATTATCCTGTTCAACCATATCCAACTCTTCATTTTTTGCACActtgttttttatttctatatcATCAAAAttgtagaaaataaaatattctttctcatttttatttatcctAAACAAattgtttataaaaatatttatttcctttttaattttattcctataattatattcctcttcataattatttacattttctatcccattttcatttgttttattattcatattattagaCACCGTCTGATAATCATTTCTATGCTTAATAacattatacaaatataaattttttaaataaatatttatgtatcgAATTAAAAACATCAATTGATCTGTTGATAATAGATGTCCATACTTTTCTAAACATTTCTCTATTCTTATTAATGAATAGttcatattaaaataaaacaaatgaaaataaaacaaatactTTAAATTTGTCATAGGAATATTCTTgctatgatatatatatttatcaaaatataatattatattcttataatcATTATCTTTACCATtcttataatgatataatacatataacatttttattatgtcaCTTACATCTTCATTCATGTATTTTTCACAATCCTTAAAGTCCCTCTCGTTACACTTTTGTAATTTATAATCAAGCCTTTTTATCAAACAGCCAATTTCGTCATCGAAACctgttcataaaaaaaaaaataaaaaaaaataaaaaaaaataaaaataaaattggctatatatatatatatatatatatatatatgtatatgtatgtatatgtgtgtgtttggctatattttttttttttttttttttttttttttttttttttattttttttttttttggctaCCTATGGTTATTACCTGAAATAgccaaatatatatataccataaaaatataacatagatatatagttatacaattatatattcatatatttttacctatataataaagatatataatttgtcTGCACATAAGAGAATCGTGTGTTATAgtatttttcttaattattttttttaatttatgatAACACTTTTCTGTTTTCAATTTATTCAAGAAATTATTCCATAATTTGTTTTCATTCAACCTTGAAGGGATTGTatgatatatgttttttaacAAACCCAGGTActccttttttcttttcagtTCATTTAggttatcatcataattgtTAATATAAGATActattcttttaaatttgtTGTCTGCATCTTTTGATACTAAGGAATGTACTTGTCGAATTATCtgaaaattaaaatgtttttttttaaaaaaggagtttatttaaatatatgccaacatatatatatatatatatatatatgtctatttttatatatataacaatatattatccATGTGCATTTATTCAcgtatatatttcctttttctaaCCTTAAATCTTATGATTGCtctcattattttattttaaaaaaaacaatataaattcaaaggttcctttttatataacagTCTCTGTCCTTTTTAACTTCATTGAATTAACCTTAATCTTAATTGTTTGtattgtatgtatgtatatatatatactatatttttcttaaaatataagactgtcaatataattttttttttttttctctctcATTTTAAATgacttttatttatgtaaatattcaGTATTTTTACAAATGTACTGTGATCATATAGAATAtaagaaagaagaaaaaaaaaaaagaaaaattacatCATATAAGgtttaaatgtatatattagtaaaacacaaaaaaaaaaaaaaaaaaaaaaaaaaaaaaaaaaatacataacacattatatatatatatatatatatatatataataatacaaaacaaGTTAATATATTAGCAACAATATTTATCTAAATGATTCAAACAGTATCCATTTTTATACAATAACTTATAcatgtgtaatatatattcaaatagggtttattatgttttatatttaaatacatattcACATAACTTATGAAATCTAAAAcattcacaaaaaaaaaataaataaataaataaataaaataaaattataaataataaataataaataagtatataaatatatatataatacatatatatataaaggaagggttttatttatatttatttgttatttctatagtattattattttttggaattttttttttttttttttttttttttttttgaaacgATAACCTTTTAATTCTTATAAATATTCCTGTTTTCcctatatcattattattcctcacacatatatatatatatattaatttttggtattatttgtttttttatttattttcattttatattttattttttttctggttgatatttttatatataattttcctaaaaaaatgaagagaaAATACAAAACTTTTTAAGAGGCCAATGTGATTTAAGGGAAAAtacaatatgaaaaaattaaatgtaatcaaaacataaaaaggaaaaaaatgcATTAtgcttttttctttcttatatatattttttatattatatttttgccATCGTATTCTAGAGGATTTATTACTCCTCATATAAAAAGGCCTAGTTGTGTATTATATGcagtaaaaagaaaaaaaaaaaaaaatccgaAACTGATTCATATTACTGTAAGTAGTGACAATGAGATAGGAAAGAAAGgtatttatacaaaaaaagaaaaaatgacaaaatgtttatacataaacaaataaataaataaatatatatatatatatatatatatatgtgtataatttTCACACTTGCTAATAGGAGAAGTAAAACAAGTAAAATTATCTCATgcctttaattatattatacctCAACGACTTGGATATAGAAGTACGACTGACGAATTagtagaaaaagaaaaagaagacaacactttgaaatatatagacGACATAAGAACAAGTTTTATTTGGGCTTACAAAAAAAAGTTGAATGATTTAAATATTCTATTTCATTTTAAGAAAGATCAAAAATTTGCCGTTACACAAGATGATTTGATAAActatgtaatattaaaatgtatataaattaaattatatacgtatatatttcttcacatatatatatatatatatacatacatatatttttttttaatttgtccCTTTCCTTTTTAGCTGTTAACTAGAGGATTAATAAGAGAAAATGACGATGTATATGAAAAGATtgaaagtaaaaaaataaagctCACAGATTTTGGTACTTATCCTATAAAATacacatttataaataatataagtattaatatgagtatacatataattaaaacTGGTTAAAGTATGCTTGCTACTTATTAAGTGGCAATATAATTAagttatacacatatataagaatatatatatgtaatgtttattttttattttttattattattatttttttttttttttgtttaaataaaaaattagctaggttttttttttttttttttaactagctatattatcatgattatatatatatatatttcttattactAGCTATTTtggttttattattattattatatttatttttttttttttttttaataaccaTCTATATTAATTTTGTAGTTCTTCACTTTTCTCTTTCATATCTccaattataaaaaaagacataaaaaaaaaaaagaagataaaaCATAAATGGTAAAAAGATCAttggataataatatttgagtattatataaataaataaataaatatatatatatattttacttttttcaattattattgtaaatATAAGGATGATACAACTTGTACATATTTGCTTAATATACCTGACAGTTATAagttgatttatatatatatatttatttatttatttatttatttatttatttataatttttttttgttgtctATCATTATAGTGTTCGTttgaaaaaagatatatttgtTAACATTTTATGCAACGTTTTAAAaatttgtctttttttttttttaacatttaatgaaggatataaaatataaacagtgctactaattttttttatcattttaatttttttaattttttttatttttttaatttttttaatttttttatctttttaatttttttatttattttttctaaacgaacataaaaattaagcacaccataaatatattatatatagatatataatttttgtacGTAGTCGAATCTCAGAATGAATGATTTGAttattaagaataataaaaagggaaGCTGCGATgtgattataaaatataaatgtaaaaagtCAGAtgagaatataaaaagaagaaagagttcacataaatatataaaaaataagagtGTCGTATTAGGTCGAAGCATAATGACAAATAAGAAGGAGAAATTAAAAGGAGCTTTAAAATACAAAGGATCAAAAAAagagataaaaatatgtaataagAAAAGTATGATAAAAAATGACAAAGATGAAAATACAACTTTAAAATCTATGAAAAGTGAcaattttaaattttcaaGAAGAGGATTTATTCTGAGTTTTACTGGTAATTTAGaagatttttataatttatcaaaAGAACCATTAGGTAAAGGTACATATGGATGTGTATATAAAGCAACCgacaaattattaaaaatatcgaGAGCTGTAAAAGTAGTAtctaaaaagaaattaaagaatATACCAAGGTTTAGACAAGAAATagatattatgaaaaatctAGATCATCCTAATGTAGTAAAATTGCTTGAAACGTTTGAAGATAGtaatcaaatatatttagtaATGGAGTTATGTACGGGTGGGGaattatttgataaaataGTAAAAAAGGGTTGCTTTGTAGAAACGTTTGCATCATTTATTATGAAACAAATATTTTCTGtcttaaattatttacatataagaaatatttgtCACAGAGATATTAAACCTGAGAACTTTCTATTCTATGATATGACACCTGAAtcgttaataaaaattatagatTTTGGATTGGCTTCTTATTTTactcataataattatgaaatgaAGACCAAAGCAGGGACTCCGTATTATGTAGCTCCTCAGGTATTAACCGGTTcgtataattataaatgtgATATGTGGTCTTCTGGtgtcttattttatatattgttgtGTGGTTACCCTCCCTTTTTTGGAGAAAGTGATCACGAAATATTGAGCatggtaataaaaaaaaaaaaaaataataataataaaagtgaaATAATTTTATGGATACaactaataatatatgagtaaacatatata carries:
- a CDS encoding 50S ribosomal protein L9, apicoplast, putative yields the protein MHYAFFFLIYIFYIIFLPSYSRGFITPHIKRPSCVLYAVKRKKKKNPKLIHITVSSDNEIGKKGEVKQVKLSHAFNYIIPQRLGYRSTTDELVEKEKEDNTLKYIDDIRTSFIWAYKKKLNDLNILFHFKKDQKFAVTQDDLINYLLTRGLIRENDDVYEKIESKKIKLTDFGTYPIKYTFINNISINMSIHIIKTG
- a CDS encoding calcium-dependent protein kinase 3, producing MNDLIIKNNKKGSCDVIIKYKCKKSDENIKRRKSSHKYIKNKSVVLGRSIMTNKKEKLKGALKYKGSKKEIKICNKKSMIKNDKDENTTLKSMKSDNFKFSRRGFILSFTGNLEDFYNLSKEPLGKGTYGCVYKATDKLLKISRAVKVVSKKKLKNIPRFRQEIDIMKNLDHPNVVKLLETFEDSNQIYLVMELCTGGELFDKIVKKGCFVETFASFIMKQIFSVLNYLHIRNICHRDIKPENFLFYDMTPESLIKIIDFGLASYFTHNNYEMKTKAGTPYYVAPQVLTGSYNYKCDMWSSGVLFYILLCGYPPFFGESDHEILSMVKKGKYQFKGKEWNNISEEAKDLIKRCLTMDADKRICASEALQHPWFKKKKYAFNMDMKMDIHVLENFKNYGLLLKFQKLAMTIIAQQSNDYDVEKLKSTFLVLDEDGKGYITKEQLKKGLEKDGLKLPYNFDLLLDQIDSDGSGKIDYTEFIAAALDRKQLSKKLIYCAFRVFDVDNDGEITTAELAHILYNGNKKGNITQRDVNRVKRMIRDVDKNNDGKIDFHEFSEMMKLKF
- a CDS encoding YTH domain-containing protein, putative, which codes for MNYNNNSFIPPTHVVKNIYTSAKTKFFLIKSSSDKNIAISLNYNIWATTPKNEYKFVSAFMEHDYVILVFSVNGSSKFCGYAIMQSKPGESKNNNVYFYYDNKVFRGKNFDIQWIRVVDVPFQEVAHLKNSLNEYKPIKVGRDGQEIEQMAGIQLCEAFESNFIKINNNITDTNTKPNIPPMYNMNTNNYVDSPNMNENIDMIKLYPYNNNFNINYNNFRNLYEESQYNLFNFYNPALHIFPIDLTNMNYDEYIYLYEKSQLVWQQKMLQMKANMNCIKQ